In a genomic window of Muntiacus reevesi chromosome 1, mMunRee1.1, whole genome shotgun sequence:
- the GTSE1 gene encoding G2 and S phase-expressed protein 1: protein MEAPKKEDILLLADEKFDFDLSLSSSSANEDDEVFFGPIGHKERCIAASLELNNQIPEEPPLPASERHFTWSPLTGEKFVEVYKEAHLLAFQIQSNGRTKVAQAAQPEDPGSQGVERFIQESKLKVNLFDRENEMKKSPKSLKRETYCLSDGLWRAPLARGTQPASSTALPASPAQASRPETSGMPPASCPSLPAEPSAAQPPNQAGAPRKVASKLPPPRTSSLRGKSLPSAMEKPAREKPASPPGMKIQNEKDAHGSMPPDKPSTARDVASLPASGSHLVPGKRSLPVPNKSGPKKTMLKPPGCAGGLAGRSSSGSVSGLSSASPAAGRAKPSERPGISVDSARSSSSQTGRTGHGLPRPTLKAGPGGVACRQSQRPGAAEWPAEPPRGPPRAAPLQPQTPDQGGPGPRSHGGLSGSSGRGETGGTVRRGSCLNSKAKAVPAPANQFKIPGFSTGEPPDGATPKSCRAQRPQSCTSVGRVTHSTPVRWSSAAQSLVSSARTPVSTRRLSALPTPASRRLSSLPLATPTPRPRPLASPLPASARRLSSEPQKKSTVRTAPAREGDGQPVSRRPDLSPDGSCSPPSAVPQALDFSPEKSDFFFSQSITTEVALDEVQPLEATAPSEALLEDVKLDRLSLAVEAVATALDDRPLIDFCRSPEAFVALPSGSGPLADLLTNTLEAPRRAAAKPPDEVGQLIDLASPLILLSPGADKENMESPLLKF from the exons ATGGAGGCTCCCAAGAAGGAAG ACATTCTTCTGTTGGCTGATGAAAAGTTTGACTTCGACCTTTCGTTGTCTTCTTCAAG tgcCAATGAAGATGATGAAGTCTTTTTTGGACCCATTGGCCATAAAGAAAGATGTATTGCTGCCAGCTTAGAATTAAATAATCAAATTCCCGAAGAACCTCCTTTGCCAGCTTCTGAAAGACACTTCACCTGGAGTCCACTCACAGGGGAAAAGTTTGTGGAAGTTTATAAAGAAGCTCACCTACTGGCCTTCCAGATACAAAGCAACGGCAGAACCAAGGTGGCCCAGGCCGCCCAGCCCGAAgaccctgggagccagggagtgGAAAGATTCATTCAGGAGTCAAAACTCAAAGTAAACCTCTTTGATAGAGAAAACGAAATGAAGAAAAGCCCCAAGTCACTTAAGCGGGAGACGTACTGCCTGTCGGACGGCCTCTGGAGGGCACCTCTGGCCCGGGGCACTCAGCCCGCCTCAAGCACAGCCCTGCCAGCCTCTCCTGCCCAGGCCAGCCGCCCCGAGACCTCGGGGATGCCACCTGCCTCGTGCCCTTCTCTGCCAGCAGAGCCTAGTGCTGCTCAGCCTCCAAACCAGGCCGGGGCCCCGAGGAAGGTCGCCAGCAAGTTGCCGCCACCCCGAACCTCGTCCCTTCGAGGAAAGAGCCTTCCTTCGGCCATGGAGAAG CCTGCGAGAGAGAAACCAGCTAGTCCTCCCGGGATGAAAATCCAAAATGAAAAGGACGCCCACGGCAGCATGCCCCCGGACAAGCCCAGCACCGCCCGGGACGTCGCCAGTCTGCCAGCCAGTGGAAGCCACCTGGTCCCAGGAAAGCGGTCGCTCCCAGTTCCAAACAAG TCCGGGCCGAAGAAGACCATGCTGAAACCACCTGGGTGTGCTGGTGGCCTGGCGGGAAGGTCCTCGTCGGGGTCTGTCTCAGGCCTGAGCTCCGCTTCTCCTGCGGCTGGCAGAG CTAAACCAAGTGAACGTCCAGGCATCTCTGTGGACAGTGCCCGGTCAAGCTCTAGCCAGACGGGCAGAACGGGGCACGGCCTGCCACGGCCAACCCTGAAGGCGGGCCCCGGGGGCGTGGCCTGCAGGCAAAGCCAGAGGCCAGGGGCTGCGGAGTGGCCTGCGGAGCCGCCCAGGGGGCCCCCCAGAGCAGCCCCCCTCCAGCCCCAGACCCCGGACCAGGGAGGCCCTGGGCCGCGCTCTCACGGTGGTTTGTCAGGGTCTTCTGGAAGGGGCGAGACTGGGGGCACAGTGAGGCGCGGCTCCTGTCTGAACTCCAAGGCGAAGGCTGTGCCTGCCCCAGCGAATCAGTTTAAAATTCCCGGGTTTTCTACTG GTGAACCCCCGGACGGTGCGACGCCGAAGTCCTGTCGGGCGCAGAGGCCACAGTCCTGCACGTCGGTGGGGAG GGTGACCCACAGCACTCCCGTGAGGTGGTCCTCAGCCGCGCAGAGCCTTGTCAGCAGCGCGAGGACCCCCGTGAGCACGAGGCGCCTGTCGGCCCTGCCTACGCCTGCCAGCCGCCGACTCTCCAGCCTCCCTCTGGCCACCCCCACGCCCAGGCCCAGGCCTCTGGCTTCTCCCCTGCCTGCATCTGCTCGGCGACTCTCTTCTGAGCCCCAGAAAAAATCCACAGTGAG aACTGCGCCCGCCAGGGAGGGCGACGGCCAGCCTGTGTCCAGGCGCCCCGACTTGTCCCCTGACGGGAGCTGCTCGCCTCCGTCTGCTGTGCCGCAGGCGCTGGACTTTTCTCCAgaaaagagtgatttttttttttcacaaagtaTCACCACAGAAGTCGCCCTGGACGAGGTGCAACCCCTTGAAGCCACAGCCCCCAGTGAG GCTCTCCTCGAGGATGTCAAACTGGATCGACTCAGCCTCGCCGTGGAGGCTGTGGCCACAGCCCTGGACGACCGCCCGCTCATCGACTTCTGCAGGAGCCCCGAGGCGTTTGTGGCCCTGCCGTCGGGAAGTGGGCCCCTGGCCGACCTCCTGACAAACACCCTGGAGGCGCCCAGGAGGGCCGCGGCCAAGCCGCCCGACGAGGTGGGACAG CTCATAGACTTGGCTTCCCCTCTGATCCTGCTGAGCCCCGGGGCTGACAAGGAGAACATGGAGTCTCCGCTCCTCAAGTTCTGA